The Leptospira fletcheri genome includes a region encoding these proteins:
- a CDS encoding alpha/beta fold hydrolase codes for MELMNLDLRDGFKLLEVGTRKIQFYEIGSGEPVLMLHGGGPGASGISNYSKNIEALAESFRVIVPDMPGYGGSTKGINRKDPFGDLAGAMLQFLKGLGIYKAHLIGNSLGGACALRMGLESPNVVSSLVLMGPGGVDTTRSLPTKGLNRLFDYYSGKGPSLEKITEFIRKYLVYEGSEIPSSLIEERYKSSIDPDVVEAPPLRRPKGIPNFKNFDFTRDPRLSKCEIPTLLLWGTEDKVNRSSGGLSLQKRMQNCDLYLFSKTGHWVQWERAEEFNYITKSFICIHSQSEIRVRG; via the coding sequence ATGGAGCTGATGAACTTGGATTTGCGGGACGGATTTAAACTTTTAGAGGTAGGGACGAGAAAAATTCAATTTTATGAAATCGGATCGGGAGAACCGGTTTTGATGTTGCATGGAGGCGGACCTGGAGCCTCCGGAATATCGAATTATTCCAAGAACATAGAGGCTCTCGCGGAGAGTTTTAGAGTGATCGTTCCGGATATGCCCGGATATGGCGGATCTACGAAGGGCATTAATCGAAAAGATCCTTTCGGGGATCTTGCCGGAGCTATGTTACAGTTTTTAAAAGGTTTAGGTATATATAAAGCTCATCTAATCGGAAACTCTCTGGGTGGGGCATGCGCTTTAAGAATGGGATTAGAGAGCCCGAATGTAGTTTCTTCTCTTGTCCTGATGGGACCGGGAGGAGTGGATACTACCCGTTCTCTTCCTACAAAAGGATTAAATCGTCTCTTCGATTATTATTCCGGTAAAGGGCCGAGTCTTGAGAAGATAACTGAATTCATACGGAAGTATTTGGTGTATGAGGGTTCAGAAATACCTTCCTCCCTAATCGAAGAAAGATATAAATCTAGCATCGACCCGGATGTTGTGGAAGCGCCTCCTTTGCGCAGGCCGAAAGGAATTCCGAATTTTAAGAATTTCGATTTTACACGGGACCCTCGGCTCTCGAAATGCGAAATCCCTACTTTGCTACTTTGGGGGACGGAAGACAAGGTCAATCGATCGAGCGGCGGGCTGTCCTTGCAGAAACGGATGCAGAATTGCGATCTGTATTTATTCAGTAAGACCGGACATTGGGTTCAGTGGGAACGGGCAGAAGAATTCAACTATATTACGAAATCTTTTATTTGTATACATTCTCAATCCGAAATACGGGTAAGGGGTTGA
- a CDS encoding bifunctional 3-(3-hydroxy-phenyl)propionate/3-hydroxycinnamic acid hydroxylase, whose protein sequence is MEKLNRSNETEYDVAIVGLGPTGLTLAHILGKKGLRVVVLEKEPVFYGNARAVYTDDECLRVFQAAGLAEDLHKDMMFDIPVQFTREDGTPIGQYAPTGTPNGWPIVNFLYQPYLETKLSERLSYYPNVKVLRGREFRSLTQDSEGVVVYHISSEGTAYGQRQENPKPKDQEDERSVRALFMIACDGGRSKVREFLNIKLKGKNFPEPWLVVDLKQKNIELGLRHLPYFNFYCDPNGPVVSCPQPDGYHRFEFRLKAGTSKEYMENPETIRLLLSKHVNPDHFEVKRRLVYTFNGLVADQWRVGRVLLAGDAAHMTPQFMGQGMSSGVRDAHNLGWKLIEVIFGRAGEKLLDTYQSERHFHAKEMILISTLLKDVVSLENKFLAALRDALLKAVKRIPSLYDILREGKFKPKPKYKKGSYFGLARDSSNLHAGTLMPQPNLQVFDGSIRKMDEIFGDSYALIGQGIDPRKGLSEASLSLLNSLGTKYITIYEKGKRPQGIRGIARDFDPNLEEVEDIYGLLITWFRKAGYKRDGIVLLRPDKFVFGMAKGTGKTLVRELERRLDLKSAISRIKIREFAKV, encoded by the coding sequence ATGGAAAAGTTAAATCGGTCGAATGAAACCGAATATGATGTCGCGATTGTCGGGCTCGGGCCTACGGGATTAACTCTTGCACATATTCTGGGTAAAAAAGGACTAAGAGTCGTCGTTCTCGAAAAAGAACCGGTGTTTTACGGGAATGCAAGGGCGGTATATACGGACGACGAATGTCTCCGTGTGTTTCAAGCAGCCGGTCTCGCGGAAGATCTGCATAAGGATATGATGTTCGATATCCCGGTCCAATTTACTCGTGAGGATGGAACTCCCATCGGTCAGTATGCTCCGACAGGAACTCCGAATGGATGGCCTATCGTCAATTTTCTATACCAACCGTATCTGGAAACGAAACTTAGCGAAAGATTAAGTTACTATCCGAACGTAAAGGTCCTGAGGGGAAGAGAGTTTAGATCTCTTACACAAGATTCGGAAGGAGTCGTCGTATATCACATTTCTTCAGAAGGAACGGCTTACGGTCAAAGACAGGAAAATCCGAAGCCGAAAGACCAGGAGGATGAACGATCCGTTCGGGCCTTATTTATGATCGCTTGCGATGGAGGAAGAAGCAAGGTACGCGAATTTCTGAATATTAAACTCAAAGGAAAAAATTTTCCTGAGCCTTGGTTGGTTGTGGATTTGAAACAGAAAAATATAGAATTGGGGCTTCGACATCTACCTTATTTCAATTTTTATTGTGATCCGAACGGACCTGTCGTGAGTTGTCCCCAACCCGACGGTTATCATCGATTCGAATTCAGGCTGAAAGCAGGTACTTCCAAGGAATATATGGAAAACCCGGAGACGATTCGGCTGTTACTGTCCAAACACGTAAATCCGGATCATTTCGAAGTGAAGCGTAGGCTGGTTTACACTTTTAACGGACTTGTCGCGGATCAATGGAGAGTGGGACGGGTGCTTCTCGCCGGAGATGCCGCTCATATGACCCCGCAGTTTATGGGGCAGGGCATGAGTTCCGGTGTACGAGATGCTCACAATCTAGGTTGGAAACTGATCGAGGTCATCTTCGGTAGAGCCGGGGAAAAATTATTGGATACCTATCAGAGCGAAAGGCATTTTCACGCAAAAGAAATGATCCTGATTTCCACGCTCTTAAAGGACGTCGTTTCCTTGGAAAATAAGTTTCTCGCCGCCTTACGCGACGCGTTATTGAAAGCGGTCAAAAGGATCCCTAGTTTGTATGATATTTTACGTGAGGGAAAATTCAAACCGAAACCAAAATATAAAAAAGGAAGCTATTTCGGTTTGGCCAGGGATTCGTCGAACTTACATGCAGGTACTTTAATGCCTCAACCGAATCTTCAAGTCTTTGACGGTTCGATCCGAAAAATGGACGAGATCTTCGGAGATTCCTATGCCCTGATCGGACAGGGAATCGACCCAAGGAAGGGCCTTTCGGAGGCGTCTCTTTCCCTTTTGAACTCTCTAGGTACGAAGTATATTACGATTTATGAAAAAGGAAAAAGACCGCAAGGAATCCGAGGAATCGCTCGGGATTTCGATCCGAATCTGGAAGAAGTAGAGGATATTTACGGTCTTCTGATCACTTGGTTTCGTAAGGCAGGATACAAACGGGACGGAATCGTTTTGCTTCGTCCTGATAAGTTCGTTTTCGGAATGGCCAAGGGGACAGGGAAAACGCTCGTAAGAGAATTGGAACGTAGGCTGGACTTAAAGTCCGCTATTTCCCGCATAAAAATTCGAGAATTTGCAAAGGTATAG
- a CDS encoding amidohydrolase family protein: MCNSIKAIDVHHHFIPSFYTEELHRQGIKVVAGAPIPSWNPERSLDVMNMNAIRTAITSISSPGVYFGDKGSAVSLARRCNEYAKNIKELYPDRFGSFAVLPMPLPEESCREAVYALDTLKAEGVVLLASTGGKFLGNQDFDELMYELDRRNAVVFVHPDIHPSSETLGLKTPGFILEFLCDTTRAAVNLIYTGTFEKYPRIKWILAHAGGFLPYVAWRISLGNLLPEILEKAPQGILTYIRRLYFDTALSPSPFAMAALKELVEPDHILFGSDFPFAPEPLVIHQREELSKLEQFEPSTLEGIERVHALKLFPGLTMEGEGSEIAPKFDRINLSTTIKFQLIKRFVSFASKARNR, translated from the coding sequence ATGTGCAATTCAATTAAAGCAATCGACGTACATCACCATTTTATCCCTTCTTTCTATACCGAAGAATTGCATCGACAGGGAATCAAAGTCGTGGCCGGAGCCCCGATTCCCTCTTGGAACCCGGAACGATCCTTAGATGTTATGAATATGAACGCGATCCGGACCGCCATTACTTCCATTTCCTCTCCGGGTGTCTATTTCGGAGATAAAGGCTCGGCGGTTTCCTTAGCACGGCGCTGTAATGAATATGCAAAAAATATAAAGGAACTGTATCCGGATAGATTCGGTTCTTTTGCGGTATTACCGATGCCCCTACCGGAAGAGTCGTGCCGGGAAGCGGTTTATGCCCTGGATACACTAAAAGCGGAAGGGGTTGTTCTCCTCGCAAGCACCGGAGGAAAGTTCTTAGGTAACCAGGACTTCGATGAATTGATGTATGAATTAGACCGAAGAAACGCCGTAGTGTTCGTTCATCCGGATATTCATCCCAGCAGCGAGACGCTCGGATTAAAGACCCCCGGTTTTATATTGGAATTTCTATGCGATACGACTAGAGCCGCAGTGAATCTGATTTATACTGGTACATTCGAAAAATATCCCAGAATAAAATGGATTCTCGCACATGCGGGAGGCTTTTTACCCTATGTTGCCTGGAGGATTTCTTTAGGAAATCTTCTCCCGGAAATTTTGGAAAAAGCCCCGCAAGGAATCCTAACCTACATACGGAGACTCTATTTTGACACGGCATTGTCCCCTTCTCCTTTTGCGATGGCCGCATTAAAGGAATTAGTGGAACCGGATCACATCCTATTCGGGAGCGATTTTCCGTTTGCACCGGAACCCCTAGTCATACATCAAAGGGAGGAACTCTCGAAACTCGAACAATTTGAGCCGAGCACTCTTGAGGGTATCGAACGAGTCCATGCGCTGAAACTATTTCCCGGTCTAACGATGGAAGGGGAAGGCTCCGAGATTGCGCCGAAGTTTGACCGGATCAATTTAAGTACGACGATCAAATTCCAATTGATTAAGAGATTCGTTAGCTTCGCCTCGAAAGCCAGAAATCGTTAA
- a CDS encoding 2-keto-4-pentenoate hydratase, protein MNSIVDSSNIKSAASALWEARKNGKPIPPISQTYGIQGLEISYEIAKVNHMERLKTGVKEIGKKIGLTSRIVQLQLGVDQPDFGTLFSDMEYLDSDEIPTSILLQPKIEAEVAFVLARDIEGNVPSYGEFINSILYALPALEIVDSAIENWKIKLEDTVADNASCGLYILGNQPLALGNLDLAGVGMALRKNGKVESVGSGAACLNHPIRAAYWLSKNLIERGEGLRTGEVILSGALGPMVSIQSGDNIDAEITGLGRVSCRMV, encoded by the coding sequence ATGAACAGTATTGTAGATTCCTCTAATATAAAATCCGCCGCTTCCGCTTTATGGGAAGCGAGGAAAAACGGGAAACCGATCCCGCCTATATCCCAGACATACGGTATCCAAGGCTTAGAGATTTCGTATGAAATAGCCAAGGTCAATCACATGGAAAGATTGAAAACCGGAGTCAAGGAAATCGGAAAGAAGATCGGACTTACGTCCAGAATCGTTCAGCTCCAGCTCGGAGTGGATCAGCCTGATTTCGGAACGCTTTTCTCCGATATGGAGTATTTGGATTCCGATGAGATCCCTACCTCTATACTTCTTCAACCGAAGATAGAGGCGGAAGTCGCTTTCGTATTGGCTAGAGATATCGAGGGAAATGTGCCGAGTTATGGGGAGTTTATAAATTCGATTTTGTATGCTTTGCCCGCCTTGGAAATCGTTGATAGTGCCATCGAAAATTGGAAAATCAAATTGGAAGACACTGTGGCAGACAACGCGTCCTGCGGGCTTTATATTTTGGGCAACCAGCCTCTCGCTCTGGGAAATCTGGATCTGGCGGGAGTGGGAATGGCTCTCAGAAAAAACGGAAAAGTCGAATCCGTTGGTTCAGGGGCGGCTTGTTTGAACCATCCTATTCGGGCAGCATATTGGTTGTCAAAAAATCTAATAGAAAGGGGAGAAGGTCTTAGGACCGGAGAAGTCATTCTATCCGGCGCGTTAGGTCCCATGGTTTCCATTCAGTCGGGAGACAATATAGACGCGGAGATCACAGGGTTAGGAAGAGTCTCCTGTAGAATGGTTTGA
- a CDS encoding VOC family protein, translating to MSEMSQKNRFNSSQLGYTIIESNRLDKWVIFGRDAIGMHAEYLSEDTLAFRLDSHTRRILIQKGESEDFTTLGFQVIGEGYLEKILETLKKRNVEIEKGTEEEAGSRGVKSFWRFYGPKGLRIEIFTDPILTDAPLSMLSKGFVTGQFGMGHVAMVSKRPERMIEFWKEIFGARISDSIEQKLSGMTVDITFLRMNPRHHSVAVASTKGLPMDPIPTRLQHLNLEVKNLEDMTGAYLRCKKLGFEIAHGIGQHPNDLELSFYAITPSGFEFEVGWNPIPVNETSWKEKKYKQISSWGHQPETSTVLPRIQEFRRGIASLFRSEFIPF from the coding sequence ATGTCCGAAATGTCTCAGAAGAATCGGTTCAATTCCTCTCAATTGGGATATACGATCATAGAGTCCAATCGTTTGGACAAATGGGTTATATTCGGTAGGGATGCGATTGGGATGCATGCGGAATATCTCTCCGAAGATACGCTAGCTTTTAGATTGGATTCCCACACTCGGAGAATCCTGATTCAAAAAGGAGAATCGGAAGATTTTACGACTTTAGGATTCCAGGTAATAGGCGAAGGATATTTGGAAAAAATATTAGAAACATTAAAGAAACGAAATGTGGAGATAGAAAAAGGAACTGAAGAAGAGGCGGGTTCGAGAGGCGTAAAATCCTTTTGGAGATTTTACGGTCCTAAGGGATTGCGAATCGAGATCTTTACGGATCCGATCCTGACTGATGCACCGTTGAGTATGTTATCCAAAGGTTTTGTCACGGGCCAGTTCGGAATGGGGCATGTAGCGATGGTCTCGAAACGACCGGAAAGGATGATCGAATTCTGGAAAGAGATTTTCGGAGCTAGAATCAGCGATTCTATTGAGCAAAAATTGTCCGGTATGACCGTAGATATTACCTTTCTAAGAATGAATCCAAGGCATCACTCCGTAGCCGTCGCTTCGACAAAAGGTCTTCCTATGGATCCCATACCCACTCGTCTCCAACATTTGAATCTAGAAGTGAAGAATTTGGAGGATATGACGGGAGCGTATCTGCGTTGCAAAAAATTAGGATTCGAGATTGCCCATGGGATAGGACAACACCCTAACGATTTGGAATTGTCTTTTTATGCGATCACTCCTTCAGGTTTCGAATTCGAGGTGGGATGGAATCCGATACCGGTGAACGAAACCAGTTGGAAAGAGAAGAAATACAAACAGATCAGCTCTTGGGGACACCAGCCAGAGACTTCTACTGTGTTGCCTAGAATACAGGAATTCCGTCGTGGGATCGCTTCGTTGTTCCGTTCGGAGTTTATTCCGTTTTAA